DNA sequence from the candidate division WOR-3 bacterium genome:
GGATTTTTGAGCGGCACAATTGAAGGGATACTTGCCGGGATATTATTGCCGATTCTTGGTGGTTTTATAGGTAGTATCCTTGGTGGTGGTGGCACAATTTTCGGCGGCCTTGTTGGTGCAATAATCGGTGCAGGTATATTTATCAGCACACTTTATTTTGGACTACTTGGTCTTGTCGGTGGTGCCCTTGGTGGCTTAGTGCGGAGAAAGAGATGACAATTTTATGATTTTCACTGGAGTTAATTCGTAAGAATTTTATTTCTAATCCGTTCCGTGGTTCACGGTAAACGTTTCACGAATTTCTAATCTGTCATGCTGAATTTATTTCAGCATCTAATGTGTAACTGCCAGTTTCAACTGGACGAATTAGAAAATGTAGCGTTGCAATTCATCGCACATTTACCTCTTGATTTTTTTAGGATTTAATCTATAATTTTATAATGAGTAATCTTTATGACAAAAATAGGCAAGTGTCGAAAGTTTCTATTAAAAGAGGCGAATCAGGTGAAATCAGGGTCTCTTTCTCTTATATTCCAGATTTTGTGCAAAGGATTAAAACCATTGAAGGACATCGCTGGCATCCTGATGGGAAGTATTGGGGTTTTCCAAATACCAATGGAACTCTGGAGAAGATTTTGAAGGTTTTTGAAGGGCAAGAAATTAATTTAGATCCAGCCTTGCAAAATGTTATTGTGGAGAACAAAGTCGCTCCTGCGAAAGCAGAGAAGCAATTTCAAGCAGAATCTAATAAAATTTCCTCTCCCCTTGTGGGAGAGGATAAAGGTGAGGGGGATTTTAAAGATTTACGTCGAGAACTTCTCTCAAGAAAATACAGTTATAAAACTATAAAAACCTATCTCTACTTCAATAGAGATTTCCTGAACTTTATCGGCAAAGGCCCTTCAGAGATAACCGATAATGACATCAAAGACTATCTGGTTCACCTTGCCGAAGAAAAACAATCCGCTACCTCAACACTCAATCAAGCAATCAATGCCCTCAAATTCTATTATGGTAGTATGCTCAAAAAGAAGTTTATCCATGAAGTCAAAAGACCTCGCAGAGATAGAAAGCTCCCAGTTGTTTTGAGTAAAGAAGAGATTGCAAAAATTCTTAATTCAGTGTATAATATTAAGCATAAGGCAATTTTGATGTTGACATATTCTGCTGGATTAAGGGTTGGTGAAGTTGTAAAATTAAAACTGGAGGATATAGATAGCAATAGAATGCTGATACATATCAAGGGTTCAAAGGGTAGAAAGGACAGATATACGGTACTTTCTGAGACTGCATTACAAATGTTAAGAGAGTTTTGGAAGAAATACAGACCTAAAAAATGGCTTTTTGAAGGGGCAAGGGAGGAAAGGCATCTTTCCATACGGTCTGTGGATAAAATTTTCAGAAATGCCTGCAGTAAAGCCCGAATAAAGAAGGATGTATCAGTACACACCTTGAGACATAGTTTTGCTACGCATCTACTTGAAGCCGGAACTGATTTGCGATATATTCAAGAACTTTTAGGACATGCTCACAGCAAGACAACTGAAATATATACCCATGTCAGCACTAAAAGTCTGGGTAAGATAACAAGTCCACTCGACACTATCAATATGACAAAAGGTGATAAGAAATGAGAATATTTGTTAGCTCAAAGGGTCGCTGGCCGTTCAGCCAGAATGAAAATGTTCGCACCAGGTGCTACTATCATCCCATTTTTGGTAGTATAATAGCACTCGGTGCTATTATAAACGAGTTAGGCGAAATTGCACAAAGATTTAATAAACAGGCAAATGATATAGAATTAGGAGGTATAAACTATAGAAGAGAAAACCATGAAAGAAAAAATGGCGGAAGCTAAGAAAATCTACTACGAGAAAGATTTTCGAAACTACATGAGAGGGATGCAAGGATTTACAAACGAGGATTTTGAAAAAGTCGTTCCTTTGATAAAGGATAAAGTAATCAAATCAAACGAAAAAAATCCTTATGAAATATTCGAGCGTATCTTGAAGGAGACCGCTAATGAATGGAATAAACCAACTTTTCCAGTGCATGCAGATTGGCACCATTATTTAGTTCCTGGCGTTATTTTGGCTGCCATGAGAAATTGCGGTTACAACATAACTGATAAGGACATTGAAGAAGCAATGCATCGGGGGGAGAATTTTCCTGGCGGTTCATGTGGATTTGCCGGAACTTGCGGCGGGGCATTTAGTGTGGGGATTGTTATGAGTATTGTGAACAAAACAACACCTCTCCATGTGGAGGAGCGAGTTGAGAGTATGCAGGCAGTCATAGATACATTAAACGAAATAAAGAAATACCCTCGGAGATGCTGTAAAAGAAGTAGTTACACTGCAATAGAAACTGCTGTAAAATTCTTGAATAAGAAAGGATACGATAAAATAGAAATAGGAAAGATTAATTGTTCATGGTCATCGGGAAATAAAACTTGTTTGGGGATTAAATGTCCTTATTTCAAGAAGAATTAATGCAACGTCGCCTAACACCGGACATACGGTTCGGGCTTACGCCCTCACCCAAATGCTCGGCTACGCCTCGCACTTCGTATGTCCGCAGCCGTTATCTGAAATGCTCTCATCAAATTGCAAATTGAAAGAGAGGGAGTTATGACACAAGAGAAAGCCTCGTACTTTATCAGTCTCGCATACGCTCCTAAATTTACCCGGATGGCTGGCTTAGAGACGACAATCCTTACTGGATTGCATGGTGAGAAGATGATGATGGTGCTCAACGCCACGTTGCCAGGTCATACTGTGCCACTACACTCTCATCCACACGAGCAAATTGGAATGGTTTTCGCTGGTAAAGCGAGACTGCGTATCGGAGAAGAAGAACAAATAGTCCAAAAAGGGGATTTCTACTGTATTCCTGCAAATGTTCCGCATAGCGACACCTGCATAGGCGACGAACCTTTTGTGATGTTGGATATTTTCTACCCAGTGCGAGAAGATTTTATCGAGAAGCTCAAGCGGTCCTCAGGTTTACAGGAACAGGAAGGGAAATGAATCGGACACTTCAGCTAACACGGGCTTTCCGATTTCATTTCACTTCGCCCAAATCGCCTGCGGCGGCTTCGCAAAGCCCGGGATCGTTACGAAAGTCGTGCAAAAACCGTTAACAATATTTATAAAAGTGTAGGAAAATTGAAAAAAGTTCAAGACATCAAAAAATAATTGCTATGTTAATTCTGGTATAATCTATGAGAAAAATCTTAACTACAATTCTGTTTTTGGCTGTTGTATTTATCTACGCACAAGAAAATAGAGAGAGTGTACAACTGCTGCCCAAGTTTCATTTCGGTTTTGAGATTTCGGAATTGTTGCAGAATGATTTTAGAAACTTGGGACCGAAGAATTTTACTTTCTTTTTTGGACAGGAATTCTGGTGTAAAAAATTGCAGAATTTTGGTTATCGTGTTTTGGTCATAAATGTTGACCTGTCAGCAGAACATCTATCAAACAATAATTTCATCAAGGGGGATAAGTCTGGTCTGACCGGTAGTCTGACTGCAGGCAGAATATTTTTTGATTGGTACCCTGGACGAAAAAAAGTTATGTTTATTCAATTTAATCCAATATTTAGCACGGGCTTGGGTTATAATAGAAATATCATTCAGAATAACGCAGTTTATGACCTGAATGGAATAACACTTGATGCAGGTTTTCGTTTGCAGAGCGTATGTTTTGAAAAAGTTTTTATTGAATTTCCTGTTATAGACGGTTTTCTATATTTGTGGAAAAGCCGAAGTGCGAAAGGCATTGTTGATAATGCAATTATTGATTATCCAGAACAAGGAATGATATTTCTGTGGATAAATTTTGGTATAAAGATAAGTTATTAGGGGGTTGTATGCAATCTATACCAGATGAGGTTGTGAGGAAAACTTTTGAAGAAATGTCAGTCCTTGAACCGGAAGAGATAAAAATCTTAATTAATAAGATGGGTGAGGAACAACCTTATGTTCTTGCTTATCTTTTTGAAATAGGTGAACATGAATTCAACGAACCTGAAAAAGATCTATTTTTCTATCTGGGAATCGGAATATGGTTAATGATGTCAAACAGATATACTCCTTTACCTTTAGTGCTTCCAATACTTCTTGATGAAATTGAGGAGGAAAATTTAAAACTTCTTGCAGCATTGAAAAAGATGGACGAAAAAGAATTCGTTGACCATATTGCTCAAATCATGGATAATTATCCCCAAAAGGCTATTTTATTCTATGTTGTTGATTTGTTAATTGAAGAAGCGGAAATGGATCAAATCACGATGGGGCTAATGTTCATTTACTTAAAAATCGTACTTGAGGCGTTCCAGAAAGCAATTGAAATGCAACAGAAGAAAAATTTGAAATGAAGGTGAAGAAAGGGATATAGTTAAACACCTTTCCAAATTTTTTCATGCCGTTTTTCTTGACCTGATAAAATTTTTAATTATAATATAAAACTTTAAAAGGAGGTCGATGGCTAAAGTTATAATTATCATGGGTTCAAAAGGAGACCTTGAGCATTCAAAAAAAATTGCCGGGGTCCTGGAGAAATTTGGTGTTGACTATAAGCTACGAATTGCCTCCGCCCATAAAGTTCCTCTCAAAATTCTTGAAATTATAAAAGAATACGAGAATGAAGATGTGGTTTTTATCACGGTTGCAGGTAGGAGTAATGCCCTGAGCGGATTCGTCGATGCCAATACTACAAAACCAGTCATTGCCTGTCCGCCTTACAGCGACAAATTCAGTGGAGCAGACATT
Encoded proteins:
- a CDS encoding DUF5518 domain-containing protein, with product MFILAVIIGYIAMLILSPLPVLGPIIAGFIAGLIIGGVKNGMLAGFLSGTIEGILAGILLPILGGFIGSILGGGGTIFGGLVGAIIGAGIFISTLYFGLLGLVGGALGGLVRRKR
- the xerA gene encoding site-specific tyrosine recombinase/integron integrase encodes the protein MSNLYDKNRQVSKVSIKRGESGEIRVSFSYIPDFVQRIKTIEGHRWHPDGKYWGFPNTNGTLEKILKVFEGQEINLDPALQNVIVENKVAPAKAEKQFQAESNKISSPLVGEDKGEGDFKDLRRELLSRKYSYKTIKTYLYFNRDFLNFIGKGPSEITDNDIKDYLVHLAEEKQSATSTLNQAINALKFYYGSMLKKKFIHEVKRPRRDRKLPVVLSKEEIAKILNSVYNIKHKAILMLTYSAGLRVGEVVKLKLEDIDSNRMLIHIKGSKGRKDRYTVLSETALQMLREFWKKYRPKKWLFEGAREERHLSIRSVDKIFRNACSKARIKKDVSVHTLRHSFATHLLEAGTDLRYIQELLGHAHSKTTEIYTHVSTKSLGKITSPLDTINMTKGDKK
- a CDS encoding DUF5714 domain-containing protein, which produces MKEKMAEAKKIYYEKDFRNYMRGMQGFTNEDFEKVVPLIKDKVIKSNEKNPYEIFERILKETANEWNKPTFPVHADWHHYLVPGVILAAMRNCGYNITDKDIEEAMHRGENFPGGSCGFAGTCGGAFSVGIVMSIVNKTTPLHVEERVESMQAVIDTLNEIKKYPRRCCKRSSYTAIETAVKFLNKKGYDKIEIGKINCSWSSGNKTCLGIKCPYFKKN
- a CDS encoding cupin domain-containing protein, coding for MTQEKASYFISLAYAPKFTRMAGLETTILTGLHGEKMMMVLNATLPGHTVPLHSHPHEQIGMVFAGKARLRIGEEEQIVQKGDFYCIPANVPHSDTCIGDEPFVMLDIFYPVREDFIEKLKRSSGLQEQEGK
- the purE gene encoding 5-(carboxyamino)imidazole ribonucleotide mutase, with the protein product MAKVIIIMGSKGDLEHSKKIAGVLEKFGVDYKLRIASAHKVPLKILEIIKEYENEDVVFITVAGRSNALSGFVDANTTKPVIACPPYSDKFSGADIFSTIRMPSGVCPLFILEPEEAGLAAIKILSLADKKLERKIRDYQEAKREEIEKADKEVNKNG